From Micromonospora echinospora, one genomic window encodes:
- a CDS encoding AMP-binding protein, with translation MSIDSGTGPDLAIHPDRRGFTPDPAVGLARLTPAGTVAGALVERARRQPDAVAYYLPDEPEADQRITVAGMLDRAHAAGAALAAAGLRRGGRVCLCLDTSAPLLAGLFGAELLGAVPSVLEPPLSAGRKQLWLDRVRHIVAVAQPEVLVCDEELREATVEALADLDVAVISPPFGDGTVADPVLAAGPEEPAFIQFTSGTTSAAKGIVLSHRAVLAAASAIGLGGPFYADDVMASWLPLHHDMGMVGATMTPFLLSLPSVLIRPLAFGTRPDRWLRLIHQYRATISPAPNFAYRLVAAVARKVDLTGVDLSCWRAAFNGAEVVDAGTLRDFLAVTAPLGFRPEHLRPCYGMAELGLAATFSPVGTPPRSEPVSRSAMAAQGRALAPESAEDTHHYVSSGIPVPGTKVRVADASHVDLPDRHVGRVLVASESMMTGYLNGPADPLLELRDGWLDTGDLGFLLDGELYVTGRSKDLIILAGRNYQPQTFERAAETVDGVRAGGAAAVGVPDPRSGTERMVLVVESRTHRDPERAAETARAVERAVSDLTGVRPGKVVVVAPRTLPKTSSGKLQRPQVAAMVAAGPLP, from the coding sequence ATGAGCATCGACAGCGGCACAGGCCCCGACCTCGCGATCCACCCCGACCGGCGGGGCTTCACCCCGGACCCCGCCGTCGGGCTCGCCCGGCTCACCCCGGCCGGCACGGTGGCCGGCGCGCTCGTGGAACGGGCGCGCCGGCAACCCGACGCGGTCGCCTACTACCTGCCGGACGAGCCCGAGGCCGACCAGCGGATCACGGTGGCCGGGATGCTCGACCGGGCGCACGCCGCCGGAGCGGCCCTGGCCGCGGCCGGGCTGCGCCGGGGCGGCCGGGTCTGCCTCTGCCTGGACACCTCGGCCCCGCTGCTGGCCGGGCTGTTCGGGGCGGAGCTGCTCGGTGCCGTCCCGTCGGTGCTCGAACCACCGCTGAGCGCCGGCCGCAAGCAGCTCTGGCTGGACCGGGTCCGGCACATCGTGGCGGTCGCGCAGCCGGAGGTGCTGGTCTGCGACGAGGAGCTGCGCGAGGCCACCGTCGAGGCCCTCGCCGATCTGGACGTCGCGGTGATCAGCCCGCCATTCGGCGACGGGACGGTCGCCGACCCGGTGCTGGCGGCCGGTCCGGAGGAGCCGGCCTTCATCCAGTTCACCTCCGGCACCACCTCGGCGGCGAAGGGCATCGTGCTCAGTCACCGCGCGGTGCTCGCGGCGGCCTCGGCGATCGGCCTCGGCGGCCCGTTCTACGCCGACGACGTGATGGCGAGCTGGCTGCCGCTGCACCACGACATGGGCATGGTGGGGGCGACCATGACGCCGTTCCTGCTCTCCCTGCCGTCGGTGCTGATCCGCCCGCTGGCCTTCGGCACCCGGCCGGACCGCTGGCTGCGGCTGATCCACCAGTACCGGGCCACCATCTCGCCCGCGCCGAACTTCGCGTACCGGCTGGTCGCGGCGGTGGCCCGGAAGGTCGACCTGACCGGGGTGGACCTGAGCTGCTGGCGGGCGGCGTTCAACGGCGCGGAGGTGGTCGACGCCGGCACGCTACGCGACTTCCTGGCGGTGACCGCGCCGCTCGGCTTCCGCCCGGAGCACCTGCGGCCCTGCTACGGCATGGCCGAACTCGGGCTCGCCGCGACCTTCTCGCCGGTCGGCACCCCGCCCCGGAGCGAGCCGGTCTCCCGGAGCGCGATGGCCGCCCAGGGCCGGGCGCTGGCACCGGAGTCGGCGGAGGACACCCACCACTACGTCTCCTCCGGCATCCCGGTGCCGGGCACCAAGGTCCGGGTGGCCGACGCGAGCCACGTGGACCTGCCCGACCGGCACGTCGGCCGGGTGCTGGTGGCCAGCGAGTCGATGATGACCGGTTACCTCAACGGCCCCGCCGACCCGCTGCTCGAACTGCGCGACGGCTGGCTGGACACCGGCGACCTCGGCTTCCTGCTCGACGGGGAGCTCTACGTCACCGGTCGGAGCAAGGACCTGATCATCCTGGCCGGGCGGAACTACCAGCCGCAGACCTTCGAGCGGGCCGCCGAGACCGTCGACGGGGTGCGTGCGGGCGGCGCGGCGGCGGTCGGCGTACCGGACCCACGCAGCGGTACCGAACGGATGGTGCTGGTGGTGGAGAGCCGGACCCACCGGGATCCGGAGCGGGCCGCCGAGACCGCCCGCGCCGTTGAGCGCGCGGTCAGCGACCTGACCGGGGTACGCCCCGGAAAGGTGGTCGTGGTCGCTCCCCGTACCCTGCCCAAGACCTCCAGCGGGAAGCTCCAACGCCCCCAGGTGGCCGCGATGGTGGCCGCCGGGCCGCTTCCGTGA
- a CDS encoding NADPH-dependent FMN reductase, whose amino-acid sequence MTAVELALLGGSLRPGSVSERVLRACADLAVDRGARCTVLTATDLDLPLYQPGATHRRPAAAGLLAAVRRADGLIVVSPTYHGGMSGLLKNALDHLEDLAADRPAYLDGKVVGSVAVGWSEHGAATTVAALRTTVTSLRGWVTPMAVAVNSIELAAVEDVDAAIRADARLMRRLTILVGQVTDFAGRGSAARLVPSA is encoded by the coding sequence GTGACCGCCGTGGAGCTGGCCCTGCTCGGCGGCTCGCTGAGGCCGGGGTCGGTGAGCGAGCGGGTGCTGCGCGCCTGCGCGGACCTCGCCGTCGACCGTGGCGCCCGCTGCACGGTGCTCACCGCGACGGACCTGGATTTGCCGCTCTACCAGCCCGGAGCCACCCACCGCCGGCCGGCCGCCGCCGGGCTGCTGGCCGCGGTGCGTCGGGCCGACGGGCTGATCGTCGTGTCGCCCACCTACCACGGCGGCATGTCCGGACTGCTCAAGAACGCCCTGGACCACCTGGAGGACCTGGCCGCCGACCGGCCCGCCTACCTCGACGGCAAGGTGGTCGGCTCGGTGGCGGTGGGCTGGAGCGAGCACGGCGCGGCGACCACGGTCGCCGCGCTGCGCACCACCGTGACGTCGCTGCGCGGCTGGGTCACCCCGATGGCGGTCGCGGTCAACTCGATCGAGCTGGCCGCCGTCGAGGACGTGGACGCGGCGATCCGCGCCGACGCCCGACTGATGCGCCGGCTGACGATCCTGGTCGGCCAGGTCACCGACTTCGCCGGCCGGGGCTCCGCCGCCCGCCTGGTTCCCAGCGCCTGA
- a CDS encoding methyltransferase domain-containing protein, with protein sequence MSTQTTDTGMSQEGSVEDLHRAVRDHYDKLVDLYEDLWGEHIHHGYWDLDAPNASRDVAQRRTTQELMRFGGIPQGARVLDSGCGIGASAVMLAADLGCTVEGITLSHEQVRRATEKASAAGVGDRTSFRVLDAMHTDYPDDTFDVVWSMESCELMPDKRAYLAENLRILKPGGRLVVATWTSRDDRLDPKEVKLLRRLYRDFAISHVLPLEHYAKLCGELGYADVRTADWTEHVRATWALSADIVKPLMRDPSYVWKLVRAKGADIFRFLNSVPLMKQAYDKDVMHYGVYTAVKPG encoded by the coding sequence GTGAGCACCCAGACCACCGACACCGGCATGAGCCAGGAGGGCTCGGTCGAGGACCTGCACCGGGCCGTGCGCGACCACTACGACAAGCTCGTCGACCTGTACGAGGACCTGTGGGGCGAGCACATCCACCACGGCTACTGGGACCTCGACGCGCCGAACGCCTCGCGGGACGTCGCGCAGCGGCGGACCACGCAGGAGCTGATGCGGTTCGGCGGCATCCCGCAGGGCGCGCGGGTGCTCGACTCGGGCTGCGGCATCGGCGCGTCCGCGGTGATGCTCGCCGCCGACCTGGGCTGCACCGTCGAGGGCATCACGCTCAGCCACGAGCAGGTCAGGCGGGCCACCGAGAAGGCGTCGGCGGCCGGCGTCGGCGACCGGACGTCGTTCCGGGTGCTGGACGCCATGCACACCGACTACCCGGACGACACCTTCGACGTGGTCTGGTCGATGGAGAGCTGCGAGCTGATGCCGGACAAGCGGGCCTACCTCGCGGAGAACCTGCGCATCCTCAAGCCGGGCGGCCGGCTCGTGGTGGCCACCTGGACCAGCCGTGACGACCGGCTCGACCCGAAGGAGGTCAAGCTGCTGCGCCGGCTCTACCGGGACTTCGCCATCTCGCACGTGCTGCCGCTGGAGCACTACGCGAAGCTCTGCGGCGAGCTGGGCTATGCCGACGTGCGCACCGCCGACTGGACCGAGCACGTCCGGGCCACCTGGGCGCTGTCGGCCGACATCGTCAAGCCGCTGATGCGTGACCCCTCGTACGTGTGGAAGCTGGTGCGGGCCAAGGGCGCGGACATCTTCCGCTTCCTCAACTCCGTCCCGCTGATGAAGCAGGCGTACGACAAGGACGTCATGCACTACGGCGTCTACACCGCCGTCAAGCCCGGCTGA
- a CDS encoding cytochrome c oxidase assembly protein, translating to MTRIEQRPADAPVTVRRDPGPARLVAATAAVGSVVLALALWYGGGTDREQILGLPDGGAFTAWALPVARTLSYVGAVLTVGWTVTAAFLLPGLDRLVGPVGYRLLRRASWTAALWLVATLVALPLTASSLLGHPVDQVTTVTVFSLAMSVSQGQGLVIAAAMIAVVFAATRWVITRTGAAVTALLAVAATLPVVLTGHSAGSGNHAIAVSSVGIHTAAAALWVGGLAALLTLPGHRDLSWAAQRYSTMALWCFVLMGLSGIANTAIRLYQPDELWSTRYGVLVLVKSVVLVALGVFGAAHRSRTLPRLAAGGAGAFRRLAAVEILVLAGIVAVGVAMSRAPSPVTIDPAEPDVYTELLGFPLPAAPTVARLLGQPVPDAYFLLIAVIGGGLYLAGVRRLRRAGRVWPAARTICFLAGMLVLVAVTCLGFARYAAVTHAHHIGQHLALLVAVPLLVCGGAPGALAGATLRSGPASDLPGALQWWETLRASGPARALGHPVSAVVAFVACLYLPYFAPVLSWLMQRHVGHLGMLTAFLAAGGAVATVLRHRSRRVGAGVLAAVTAALLLFALLVWRSDRLRSAEWFNLVRTDWAPVPAVDHRYAAWTALVAAVVLTTAGLALLGRSAATTTGAGRATTTDARPTTTGAGRATTTDARPTTTGAGRATTTDARPTTTGAGRATTTDARPTTTGAGRATTTDARPTTTGAGRATTTGGDPPAVTGSDDAPTVAVGDDRAGTGRRDDPRG from the coding sequence GTGACCCGGATCGAGCAGCGCCCGGCCGACGCGCCGGTCACCGTCCGGCGCGACCCCGGTCCCGCCCGGCTCGTCGCCGCCACGGCGGCCGTCGGGTCCGTGGTCCTCGCCCTCGCGCTCTGGTACGGCGGCGGCACGGACCGCGAGCAGATCCTCGGCCTGCCCGACGGCGGCGCGTTCACCGCCTGGGCGCTGCCGGTCGCCCGGACCCTGAGCTACGTCGGGGCGGTCCTGACCGTCGGCTGGACGGTCACCGCGGCGTTCCTCCTGCCCGGGCTGGACCGGCTGGTCGGGCCGGTCGGGTACCGCCTGCTCCGCCGGGCGTCCTGGACGGCGGCGCTCTGGCTGGTGGCGACCCTGGTCGCGCTGCCGCTGACCGCCTCCAGCCTGCTCGGCCACCCGGTCGACCAGGTCACCACGGTCACCGTGTTCAGCCTCGCCATGTCGGTGTCGCAGGGGCAGGGCCTGGTCATCGCGGCGGCCATGATCGCCGTGGTCTTCGCGGCGACCCGCTGGGTGATCACCCGTACCGGTGCCGCCGTCACCGCCCTGCTGGCCGTGGCGGCGACCCTCCCGGTGGTCCTGACCGGCCACTCGGCCGGGTCCGGCAACCACGCGATCGCGGTCAGCAGCGTCGGGATCCACACGGCGGCGGCGGCCCTGTGGGTCGGTGGCCTGGCCGCGCTGCTCACCCTCCCCGGTCACCGTGACCTGTCCTGGGCGGCACAGCGCTACAGCACCATGGCGCTCTGGTGCTTCGTGCTGATGGGGCTGAGCGGGATCGCCAACACCGCGATCCGGCTGTACCAGCCCGACGAGCTGTGGAGCACCCGGTACGGCGTGCTGGTGCTGGTCAAGAGCGTCGTGCTGGTGGCGCTGGGCGTCTTCGGGGCCGCGCACCGGTCGCGTACCCTGCCCCGGCTCGCGGCCGGTGGGGCGGGGGCGTTCCGCCGGCTCGCCGCGGTCGAGATCCTGGTGCTCGCCGGGATCGTGGCCGTCGGGGTGGCCATGTCCCGGGCCCCGTCGCCGGTCACCATCGACCCGGCGGAGCCGGACGTCTACACCGAGCTCCTCGGCTTCCCGCTGCCCGCCGCGCCGACCGTGGCCCGGCTGCTCGGTCAACCGGTCCCGGACGCGTACTTCCTGCTCATCGCCGTGATCGGCGGGGGCCTGTACCTCGCCGGCGTACGCCGACTGCGACGGGCCGGCCGGGTCTGGCCGGCGGCCCGTACGATCTGCTTCCTCGCCGGCATGCTGGTGCTGGTGGCGGTGACCTGCCTGGGCTTCGCCCGGTACGCGGCGGTGACCCACGCCCACCACATCGGCCAGCACCTGGCGCTGCTGGTGGCCGTCCCGCTGCTGGTCTGCGGCGGGGCGCCCGGCGCCCTGGCCGGGGCGACGCTGCGCTCCGGGCCGGCGTCCGACCTGCCCGGGGCCCTCCAGTGGTGGGAGACGCTGCGTGCCAGTGGCCCCGCGCGGGCCCTGGGGCACCCGGTCAGCGCGGTGGTCGCCTTCGTGGCCTGCCTCTACCTGCCCTACTTCGCCCCGGTGTTGAGCTGGCTGATGCAGCGGCACGTCGGGCACCTGGGAATGCTCACCGCGTTCCTGGCCGCCGGAGGGGCGGTCGCCACGGTGCTGCGCCACCGCTCCCGTCGGGTCGGCGCGGGCGTCCTGGCGGCCGTCACGGCGGCGCTGCTGCTCTTCGCTCTCCTGGTGTGGCGCAGCGACCGGTTGCGGTCGGCCGAGTGGTTCAACCTGGTCCGCACCGACTGGGCACCGGTTCCGGCGGTCGACCACCGGTACGCGGCGTGGACCGCGCTGGTGGCGGCGGTGGTGCTGACCACGGCCGGGCTCGCCCTGCTCGGACGCTCCGCCGCCACGACGACCGGCGCGGGCCGGGCCACGACGACCGACGCTCGGCCCACGACGACCGGCGCGGGCCGGGCCACGACGACCGACGCTCGGCCCACGACGACCGGCGCGGGCCGGGCCACGACGACCGACGCTCGGCCCACGACGACCGGCGCGGGCCGGGCCACGACGACCGACGCTCGGCCCACGACGACCGGCGCGGGCCGGGCCACGACGACCGACGCTCGGCCCACGACGACCGGCGCGGGCCGGGCCACGACGACCGGTGGCGATCCGCCTGCGGTGACGGGCTCCGACGACGCCCCCACGGTGGCGGTCGGCGACGACCGCGCCGGGACGGGCCGCCGGGACGATCCCCGGGGTTGA
- a CDS encoding copper resistance protein CopC: protein MPRWSGPAGLVIRQVGAAAAAVAVVLAVTATPVSAHARLASTSPAENATLSTPVETVEFTFDDRVREQFVTIVVAGPEGRSYLRGEVEVDQFRLRQPVYPTGSGSYRVAWRVVGSDGHPVQGEFRFQVALPSGQEPAVLPPAEAEDGPTSRSGTPWVLVAGGGLVLLAAGVALASRTRGPRRPARKLPR, encoded by the coding sequence ATGCCCCGATGGTCCGGCCCGGCCGGCCTGGTGATCCGACAGGTGGGAGCGGCGGCCGCCGCCGTGGCCGTCGTGCTGGCGGTCACCGCGACCCCGGTCAGCGCGCACGCCCGCCTGGCGAGCACCTCCCCTGCCGAGAACGCCACCCTCTCGACTCCCGTGGAGACGGTGGAGTTCACCTTCGACGACCGCGTCCGGGAACAGTTCGTCACGATCGTGGTGGCCGGGCCCGAGGGGCGGTCCTACCTGCGGGGCGAGGTCGAGGTCGACCAGTTCCGGCTGCGCCAGCCGGTCTATCCGACCGGCTCCGGTTCGTACCGGGTCGCCTGGCGGGTGGTCGGCTCCGACGGGCACCCGGTGCAGGGCGAGTTCCGCTTCCAGGTGGCCCTGCCGTCCGGCCAGGAGCCGGCGGTCCTGCCCCCGGCCGAGGCGGAGGACGGCCCCACCTCACGCTCCGGCACGCCCTGGGTGCTGGTGGCCGGCGGTGGGCTCGTGCTGCTCGCGGCCGGCGTGGCACTGGCCTCCCGGACGCGTGGTCCCCGCCGGCCGGCGAGGAAACTCCCGAGGTGA
- a CDS encoding HAD-IIA family hydrolase: MTTVEPSPSGDDRPLVERYRTMLFDLDGVVYRGAVAVDHAPSALADLARRGRERVFVTNNPSRTPSEVAALLDRLGVPVPVGSVVTSAQVAAAMAAATVPAGSRVLAVGGAAVLTALREEALTPVRSAADDPVAVVQGSAPEVDWRQLAEASYAVARGLPWIATNMDLAVPREGGMAPGNGALVHAVTLATGRVPLVAGKPEPAIFEYASRHGPGPHVMVGDGLTTDVEGARRSGLDSVLVLTGVTGVDHLLDAPPPHRPTHVVTDLRGLFRAPPPVRGADDRYDCGPWHTRREGDEIVLAGGPGDPADGVRVLCHAVWTARDQGRSAVVAAGSRDLVRPRHRESLRT; the protein is encoded by the coding sequence GTGACCACTGTGGAGCCGAGTCCGTCAGGCGATGACCGCCCGCTGGTCGAGCGCTACCGGACGATGCTGTTCGACCTGGACGGTGTGGTCTACCGCGGTGCCGTCGCGGTGGACCACGCCCCGTCGGCCCTCGCCGACCTGGCCCGGCGCGGACGGGAGCGGGTCTTCGTCACCAACAACCCCTCCCGGACGCCCTCCGAGGTGGCCGCCCTCCTGGACCGCCTCGGCGTTCCGGTGCCGGTCGGGTCGGTGGTCACCTCGGCGCAGGTGGCGGCGGCGATGGCGGCGGCCACCGTACCGGCCGGGTCCCGGGTGCTCGCGGTGGGTGGGGCGGCGGTGCTCACCGCCCTGCGCGAGGAGGCGTTGACCCCGGTCCGCTCGGCCGCCGACGATCCGGTGGCGGTGGTTCAGGGATCGGCCCCGGAGGTCGACTGGCGGCAACTGGCCGAGGCGTCCTACGCCGTCGCGCGGGGGCTGCCCTGGATCGCCACGAACATGGATCTCGCGGTGCCCCGGGAGGGCGGCATGGCGCCGGGCAACGGCGCGCTCGTGCACGCCGTGACGCTGGCCACCGGACGGGTGCCGCTGGTGGCCGGCAAGCCGGAACCGGCGATCTTCGAGTACGCCTCCCGGCACGGACCGGGCCCACACGTGATGGTCGGCGACGGGTTGACGACCGACGTCGAGGGCGCCCGCCGCAGCGGTCTGGACAGCGTGCTCGTGCTGACCGGGGTCACCGGCGTCGACCACCTGCTCGACGCGCCGCCCCCGCACCGGCCGACCCACGTCGTCACCGACCTGCGCGGTCTCTTCCGGGCACCACCGCCGGTGCGGGGCGCGGACGACCGGTACGACTGCGGGCCCTGGCACACCCGCCGGGAGGGCGACGAGATCGTCCTGGCGGGTGGCCCCGGAGATCCGGCCGACGGCGTCCGGGTGCTGTGCCACGCGGTGTGGACCGCCCGGGACCAGGGACGCTCCGCCGTCGTCGCGGCCGGCTCCCGGGACCTGGTGCGGCCACGCCACCGGGAGAGCCTGCGAACGTGA
- a CDS encoding L-tyrosine/L-tryptophan isonitrile synthase family protein: MPSSTRSAPQDHTSAELISNVILRFLLPHRRSEAGEHEHTDCFAEQLAAIRHFVDRQEPILFTLPAFPCKSPNRRKVLGHLPDMGELLSLQFLNQLCDQVAKVHTPGARMLLCSDGHVFGDLIRVPDDHITEYGDEIQAMVDRYGLSHIEAFSLQDVYAGHDYDGKRKLLTEQYAQSLESLRDEVRSDDKTLSLYRGITRFLVEDVSEWHDSKAALQRDCRARAYGVIQRSRAWGDLIADHYPVSVRLSIHPQPCGAAKFGIRLLEIRDMWLTPWHSVAVLRTDGRFALMPRAEAEKIGKLVYQDGRPSHFVVDSPE, translated from the coding sequence ATGCCAAGCTCCACCCGCTCCGCGCCGCAGGACCACACCAGCGCCGAGCTGATCTCGAACGTCATCCTGCGGTTCCTTCTGCCGCACCGCCGGTCCGAGGCCGGCGAGCACGAGCACACCGACTGCTTCGCCGAGCAGCTCGCCGCGATCCGGCACTTCGTCGACCGGCAGGAGCCCATCCTGTTCACCCTGCCGGCCTTCCCCTGCAAGTCCCCCAACCGGCGTAAGGTCCTCGGTCACCTGCCGGACATGGGCGAGCTGCTCTCCCTGCAGTTCCTCAACCAGCTCTGCGACCAGGTCGCCAAGGTGCACACCCCCGGCGCGCGGATGCTGCTCTGCTCCGACGGACACGTCTTCGGTGACCTGATCCGCGTGCCCGACGACCACATCACCGAGTACGGCGACGAGATCCAGGCGATGGTCGACCGGTACGGGCTGTCCCACATCGAGGCCTTCAGCCTCCAGGACGTCTACGCCGGCCACGACTACGACGGCAAGCGCAAGCTGCTGACCGAGCAGTACGCCCAGTCCCTGGAGAGCCTGCGGGACGAGGTCCGCTCCGACGACAAGACGCTGAGCCTCTACCGGGGGATCACCCGTTTCCTGGTCGAGGACGTCAGCGAGTGGCACGACAGCAAGGCGGCGCTCCAGCGGGACTGCCGGGCGCGGGCGTACGGCGTGATCCAGCGCAGCCGCGCCTGGGGTGACCTGATCGCCGACCACTACCCCGTGTCGGTCCGGCTCTCGATCCACCCGCAGCCCTGCGGGGCGGCGAAGTTCGGCATCCGGCTCCTGGAGATCCGGGACATGTGGCTGACCCCCTGGCACTCGGTGGCGGTGCTGCGTACGGACGGCCGGTTCGCGCTGATGCCGCGGGCCGAGGCCGAGAAGATCGGCAAACTGGTGTACCAGGACGGACGGCCGAGCCACTTCGTGGTTGACTCTCCTGAGTGA
- a CDS encoding cytochrome P450 family protein produces MTSEKPYPLYGPEFKRCPYTTYQQLRDKGEVHPVEFPSGVTGWLVTGYDAAVRTLTDPRLGKNHDLGNDAWRALAAIMPEPQHSQLQVHLLHQDPPKHTFMRRFVTDALNPRRLEALRPQFQAMADELLDELAPVGHGDLVESFSARFPFLVLSTVIGLPPHLARQFRREWCRVVQPVGPRSPHRAHYIGLLHGLQAYIAEVVADRRADPGDDLLAKLVEANDDGRLSDEELASMIFQLLVAGQEPMTNQINTAMVALLTHPEALAQLAADPALLPRAAEELMRYDSAFELTTWRFFAEDSDLFGTRIPAGDSVIVSLAAANRDPARFERADELDLTRSPNPHIGFGHGIHFCPGAGLARTELQIALETILRRLPHLKLAAEPDELGWIPAVLGRGVERLPVTFTATP; encoded by the coding sequence ATGACCTCAGAAAAGCCCTATCCGCTGTACGGGCCGGAGTTCAAACGCTGCCCGTACACCACTTACCAGCAGCTACGCGACAAAGGCGAGGTCCACCCCGTCGAGTTCCCCAGCGGGGTGACCGGCTGGCTCGTCACCGGCTACGACGCAGCCGTGCGTACCCTGACCGACCCACGGCTCGGGAAGAACCACGACCTGGGCAACGACGCCTGGCGCGCGCTCGCCGCCATCATGCCGGAGCCGCAACACTCGCAACTCCAGGTCCACCTGCTGCACCAGGACCCGCCCAAGCACACGTTCATGCGGCGGTTCGTGACCGACGCGCTCAACCCGCGACGTCTCGAGGCGCTCCGGCCACAGTTCCAGGCCATGGCCGACGAACTCCTCGACGAGCTCGCGCCGGTCGGGCACGGTGACCTGGTCGAGAGCTTCAGCGCCCGGTTCCCCTTCCTGGTGCTCAGCACCGTGATCGGGCTGCCGCCGCACCTCGCCCGCCAGTTCCGCCGGGAGTGGTGCCGGGTGGTCCAGCCGGTCGGCCCCCGGTCGCCGCACCGCGCCCACTACATCGGCCTCCTGCACGGCCTCCAGGCGTACATCGCCGAGGTGGTGGCGGACCGGCGGGCCGATCCCGGCGACGACCTGCTCGCCAAGCTGGTCGAGGCGAACGACGACGGCCGGTTGAGCGACGAGGAACTCGCCTCGATGATCTTCCAACTGCTGGTGGCCGGCCAGGAGCCGATGACCAACCAGATCAACACCGCGATGGTGGCCCTGCTGACCCACCCGGAGGCCCTGGCGCAACTGGCCGCCGATCCGGCACTGCTGCCCCGCGCCGCCGAGGAGCTGATGCGATACGACAGTGCCTTCGAGCTGACCACCTGGCGGTTCTTCGCGGAGGACAGCGACCTCTTCGGCACCCGGATCCCCGCCGGTGACTCGGTCATCGTGTCCCTCGCCGCCGCCAACCGGGATCCGGCCCGCTTCGAGCGGGCGGACGAGCTCGACCTCACCCGCTCACCGAACCCGCACATCGGCTTCGGGCACGGCATCCACTTCTGCCCCGGAGCCGGCCTGGCCCGCACCGAGCTCCAGATCGCGCTGGAGACGATCCTCCGCCGCCTGCCGCACCTGAAGCTCGCCGCGGAGCCCGACGAGCTGGGGTGGATCCCGGCCGTCCTCGGCCGGGGCGTCGAACGCCTGCCGGTCACCTTCACGGCGACTCCCTGA
- a CDS encoding sulfotransferase family protein, whose translation MDVIGVGFGRTGTLSLRAALVQLGFDPCYHFATLFEKPDQAKYWLAAAENDLTALRTALEGYRATVDWPATSFWRELVQEYPQAKVILTTRDSAVWYESMERTILSMLRHGKQTGALVANFPHLPAEQVVQTATMVGHRVTVPLSFDGRVDDRDHVIACYERHNEAVRREVPADRLLEYQPGQGWEPLCRFLGVAVPDNPYPHLNERPAALRGPES comes from the coding sequence ATGGACGTGATCGGGGTCGGCTTCGGCCGGACTGGCACCCTCTCCCTACGGGCAGCTCTCGTGCAGCTCGGCTTCGACCCGTGCTACCACTTCGCCACGCTCTTCGAGAAGCCGGACCAGGCCAAGTACTGGCTGGCCGCCGCAGAGAACGACCTCACCGCGCTCCGTACGGCGCTCGAGGGGTATCGCGCGACCGTGGACTGGCCCGCCACCTCCTTCTGGCGCGAGCTGGTGCAGGAGTACCCGCAGGCCAAGGTCATCCTGACCACCCGCGACTCCGCCGTCTGGTACGAGTCGATGGAGAGGACCATCCTGAGCATGCTGCGGCACGGGAAGCAGACGGGCGCGCTGGTGGCCAACTTCCCGCACCTGCCCGCCGAACAGGTCGTCCAGACCGCGACCATGGTCGGCCACCGGGTCACCGTGCCCCTCAGCTTCGACGGCCGGGTCGACGACCGTGACCACGTCATCGCCTGCTACGAGCGGCACAACGAGGCGGTCCGCCGGGAGGTGCCCGCCGACCGTCTTCTCGAGTACCAGCCGGGCCAGGGATGGGAGCCGCTCTGCCGGTTCCTCGGCGTGGCGGTGCCGGACAATCCGTATCCGCACCTGAACGAACGTCCCGCTGCGCTGCGCGGCCCCGAGAGCTGA